The Loxodonta africana isolate mLoxAfr1 chromosome 1, mLoxAfr1.hap2, whole genome shotgun sequence genomic sequence atgttgttgttgttgttagatgccattgagtcagctccaactcatagctaccctacgtaccacagaaagaaacactgcccagtcctgagccatcctcacaattgttgttaaccttgagaccattgttgcagccactgtgtcaacccatctcattgtgggtcttcttcctttccgctgaccttgtactttaccaagcatgatgtccttctccagggactgatccctcctgacatgtcctaagtatgtaagatacagtcttgccatccttgcttctaaggagcattctggctgtacttcttccaaggcagatttgttccttcttttggcagtccgtggtatattcaatattcttcaccaacaccataattcaaaggcgtcaattcttcttcagtcttcctcattcattgtccagctttcacatgcatataatgctattgaaaataccatggcttgggtcaggagcaccttagtcttcaaggtgtcatctttgcttttcaacactttaaagaggtcatttgcagcagttttgcccaatgcaacgtgtcttttgatttcttgactactgcttccatggatgttgattgtggaaccaagtaaaatgaaatccttggcaacttcaatcttgaTTGAATTTGTCAGCTGTATGTAATACTATGTACAAAATCTCCATCAAAAAACCTTCAGCTATGGGAAAAAAAGGTCTGGACATGGAGgtagttttccatttttttttccccagtggaaAATTATTAGGGAATGGTTTAACAGAGTCATTTAAAGCAATTAGTATATATACTTAGGAGTTGATGGTGGAAGAGAATTGGTGGGAatgatattaaaagaaaaacagaatcaCTGAATCTACAAAATACATCTGCTTCATTAACTTTTATCATTGCAAGAAGCCATCTCAGGTGGAAGCTCAAAAACCCTCTTGGTTCACAGTGGCAGAGGCTAGAATGTAGAGGGccattgtcttggtcatctagtgctgctgtaacagaaataccacaagtggatggctttaacagagagaaaatttattctctcatggtctagtaggctacaagacCAAATTTAGGGTGTaagctcccggggaaggctttctctgtcggctctggaggaaggttcctgtcataaatcttcccctggcctaggagcttctccgcagaggaacctcaggtccaaaggacacgccctgctcctggcactgctttcctgaTGATATGACGTCCCtaggtctctctgctcacttctatcttttatatctcaaaagagattggcttaagacactgtctaatcttgtagatctcatcaatatataactgccactaatccatctcattacatcatagtgacaggatttacaacacatagggaaaccacatcagatgacaaaatggtacatgatcatacaatacagggaatcatgacctagacaagttgacagacattttgggacacaattcaatccatgacagtcatctaattggttgttgttaggtgccatcgagttggttttgactcacggtgaacctatgtacaacagaatgaaacactgtcctcacaatctttgttatgcttgagcctattgttgcaaccactgtgtcaatccatcttgttgagggtcttcctctttttcactgaccctctactttaccaagcataatgttcttctccagggactgatctctcttgataacatgtccaaaatatgggagacatagtctctccatccttgcctctaaggaccactccggttgtacttcttccatgacagatttgtttgttcttttggcagtccatggtatagtcaatattcttcaccaaacaccacagttcaaaggcatcaattcttctttggtcttccttattcattgtccagctttcacatgattatgaggtgactgaaaacaccatggcttgggtcaggcacaccttagtcttcaaggtgacatctttacttttcaaaactttaaagaggttttttgcagcaaatttgcccaatgtaatgcgtcttttgattttttaactgctgttcccatgggtgttgattttggatccaagtaaaatgaaatccttgacaacttaaatcttttctccatttatccccAGTAGGGGATCTACTGGGTAGGCTggttaattctaaaaaaaaaaaaaaaaaagtagaacagagTCATTAGAGGGAGACCTCCCCTCCTCCCAAGAatctcttttctgtattttatgaAAGCCCTAAGTTAGCGGAGGTTCCATTTAGAATCTAATGGGTAGGGTGGTTAATTCTAAATGGAACCCCTACTAACTTAGGGCTTccataaaatacagaaaagagattcctggtgggtggggagggaaggaagtaTCTCCCTCTAATGACTCTTTTTTACTTTACCTCACTTCCTAATTCTCCAAAGATTTCCAAATTTTTAATGTGGCAAGATAAAGAATATGTAAAGATCCAGTATTTGAAATGAAGGAAACCAATTTTACAAATCACAGAAATTCCCCCTCATTCTACCCTCAACGTTTAACTTGACattcttaaattaaaaacaaaaagatcacAGAGTAATTGAGCCATTCAGAGCTTTCCTTAATTCAGTCAATATCCTCAAATTTCCTCTGAACAAAGACAGACAGCCCCAAAACACACAGTATAAAAAAACATTCGAGACAGAGAAAAAATCTGGATGAGGCAAAGGACATGTAGTTGTTACAGGAAGTACTGCATGGCGTTATAACTCCTTTTATTGTCCTGAGTACAAATATCTGGGGCTCTTGAAAGCATGAGAAAAGAGCTTATTTAACTGTATTTATATAAGTAGAAAAGGTATTTCTTGGCAACCGACAGTAAAGATCCACTTGGAAACTGGATCAACTCAAACTTAAAGAATTCCACATGCACTCTGGAAGCAAAAAGAAAGACAGCTAATCCACATATGTAGGGCAAGGAGGAGGGTGGGGACTAGAAGGGAGGCGAATCAACTCAGAGAAGAATTCCTGGAGATTATAACATGGAAAATCCTCAAGGACACCATATTAGTGATGACCTCATCTACCCATGAAGCTGCTCAGACATTCCAACTGTCTTGCCACTAGCAGAAGTAAACATGTTTTTCCCATGATCCTAAGAGTGAGAAGGTTTTGATTCAGTGCACTCCCTCCATTCACAGAAAATTCCCTCAGGTCCACTCAGAGTGGAGACTGTATCAGAAACAGGGGATTTCTCAATCTCCTTCTTGGCCTCTTAAAACAAACTCTTCCACTGGCAACTGAGGTGTCACCACAGGGCATGTTTCTGATTGGCTAAGCCTGATGAAGCAGGTTTTGGTTTAAGTGTCTTTAGATTCTCTTCTAGGCTTAGTTCTCACCATTGCTCCACAACTCTGGACAGCAACTACAGAGACTACCTCGAGAAGAGGATGATCCTAAATGAAGCTCTGACTCTGGGGGTCTTTGTCCTGACTACCATGATGAGCAACTGTGGAGGTGAAGACATTGTGGGTGAGTGCACAACTGAGGAATGTGGGGAATGGAATTGGAAAACAAGGAATTGAAGGggaaaaaagagacaaagactggctagaaaaggggaaaaaagagatAAAGACTGGCTAGAAAAAATCAAAATTTCCCAAGGGTGTTCTCAGTAGTAAGAAAATCTAAATATTATGATTGTTCCGCCTTCAGAAAACCGTAGGCTCAACCCACTCTCTCCACTACTTGTGTTGTTGCAGGGTTCATCAAGGTCTTTATTTCATTTCTAGCACTGGATTCAATGAAAACATTCTGGAGGTCTCTATGGCATTCATTCATGATTGCCTCAAAGATTAGAGATGTTTCCAGAAATTAATTACTTTTTGTCATTAAAAATTTACATCTATTACTCCCAAATTTCTCTGAACAactttaaaagtttttttcttttttaatacatttttcctGTAGTATATCTTGGGGTAAAAAGACCCAAGAATTATCTATGCTATACATAAGGAAGAGCAATCTTTTCATTGTTTGCATACATTTCCATGATGGGAACTGGCACCAGTAAACAAGTCCAATCAGCCTGAATGCTCTTAGACAAGTCATTTTACCCTATTAGTCTTCACTCAAAGTCAGTTACTGTGTACGTGTCATGTCACACTTGTTATTTCCTACGTAACAAATAGTTAAATAATGCTTTGAAATAATGAAGACATAAAAATATCAATGtttattcttaatttttaaagtaCTACAAGTGTAGTTTCACAATTTTTCATTTAATAAAGCAgggaatattttttattttaaaattgagaAATTTATGATGAAAATTTGGTGAATTAAATTGTATTATTCTCAAATTACCAacctgccctggtggcacagtagttaaagtgattgactactaactgaaagttcagtggttcgaaaccaccaacagctccctggaagaaagatgtggcagtctgtttctgcagAGATTTAAAGCCTATGGGGTCAcagtgaattggaatcgactcgacagcagtggtttttcttttttataccctACCCAATAAAGTCCTATAAAGGGAAAAAATGGACAAGCCCAGATTAATTTTTTGGTCCTTTTGGTCTCTTTGTTGAAAATGTCCTGCTCTGTGGTCAGTGCAGTAGAGAGGTGAACTGTCTTAGCCCTTTTCTAGGGCCGCCTTAAAAAAATACCTCAAGCGAgtgcctttaaagaacagaaatttattttcttacaattttggaggctaggagtctgaatttagggtgtcaACAGAGCCAAGCTGTCTCTCTATGGGCTCTTGGGGAAGATagttccttgtctatttcagcttttggtggccctgggcatttcttggtgttccttggtttgtagctgGATTCACATGTGGCACCTTCTCCCTTGTGTGTGCTCctatctctgtgtctgttctctcttttataagacaccactcagaagggattgggattaggactcaccctactgtGGTACGATCtcattaatttaactgataacatcttgcAAAACCTTTTTTCTAAACAGGGTCATATTCACTAACACAGGGGTTAGGGCTATAACATAACTTatagggggacacagttcaattcctACCAGGAAGGAAAGTATACTATCATCAAGTATTAAGGAATTAAGTGAGAGAGAAAATTTATGAAGTAAATGAATCTCTGGGGAAGAAAATTTAAATTCTGTGATAACTTGTTCATTCCCTCATTTATTCAATTAGGATATTTACCATATGCCTAACACTGCCAGGTACTCAGCTAGGCATTCAAGGTGTAGCAATAAATAAGGTATGCGAAATGCTGCCCTTGTGGAGCATACCCCACAATGGGAAAGAAAAACTGCATTCTAATCTAACTACTGCTGATCCTAAGGTAGAGGAGGCTGGCGATGGGAATTTTGTCCAGGTATTGGGCCAAAGGTGAAGCCCACAATATTTAAAAGTGAGCCTCTTctgttactttttttaaaataaggctctttctccctctgtctgccACTTTCCTACTCCTCACTCTCACTCCAGCTGACCATGTTGGCTGCTATGGCACAAACATCTACCAGTCTTATGGTCCCAGTGGCCAATACACCCATGAATTTGATGGAGATGAGCTGTTCTACGTGGACCTGGAGAAGAAGGAGACTGTGTGGCGACTACCTATGTTTAGCAAATTTGAAAGTTTTGACCCACAAGGTGGACTGAGGAACATAGCTGTGCTAAAACACAACTTGGACATCTTGATTAAACGTTCCAACTCTACTGCTGCTACCAAAGGTATGCATACACCATCCCGTATCTCTTTATTGAATCTATCCCTCCACACCAAGTCTCACTTCATTCTTCCTTAGAGATAGATACCCATCTCACCATGCTATAGAACTCTCTCCTTTACAAGGAGTTCCCACTTCTTCTCATGGTAATTGCTGAAACCTCATCATCACCCTTCTCACATTCCCATGTAATACAAGGGCCCTTACTGCCATCATGCATTCCTTGCCTCCTTCTAGGATGGGTCCCATAGACCTCCTAGCTTAAAGAAGGTACAGGGATAAAGTGCAGGCAGTACACAGTGATTCCCAAGCCAAAGGGAAACAAAAACCCTTCCACTTTCAGGTGGAGAAATATTGGTGGGAGGGCTCCCCCAAGATGCAATGCTATTAGCAATTCATACCAGTGCCATGTCCTCACCACAGAGGTTCCTGAAGTGACTGTGTTTCCCAAGTCTCCCGTGACGCTGGGACAGCCCAACCTCCTCATCTGTTTTGTGGACAACATCTTTCCTCCTGTAATCAAGATCACATGGTTGAGCAATGGGCACGTAGTCACAGAAGGTGTTGCTGAGACCAACTTCCTCCCCAAGGATGATCACTCCTTCTCCAAGATCAGTTACCTCACCTTCCTCCCTTCTGCTGATGACGTTTATGACTGCAAGGTGGACCACTGGGGCCTGGAAAAGCCTCTTTTGAAGCACTGGGGTATGTATGAACTCCACCCAATTTTGGTCTCTGTTAAGTCCAGAACATCCTGCCTTTCAGCCCCTAAGTCTCATGACCCAAAACTTGTTTCCCACACTTCAAGGTTTTGAATGACAGACTTTACTCTCCTCCCTGAGCCTAGTGCCCCAAGTCCTTGCAAATATACCCCTCATACTGCTCCATACACATGCACATAAACCTACTCTGTATTCTGACCTCAACAACTTCACTTTCACAGAACCTGAGATTCCAACCCCTATGACAGAGCTGACTGAGACTGTGGTCTGTGCCTTGGGATTGGTCGTGGGCCTCGTGGGCATCGTGGTGGGCACCATCCTCATCATCCGAGGCCTACGCTCAGGAAGTGTCTCCAGACACCAAGGGACCTTGTGAGCAGCACCCTACAAGAAAGAAAGGTAAGGGTTCAGATTTGTTAAAGCTGGAGCCCCAGTACAGGAGGAAAGAAAGCTGTAAGAGAACTCTGGGGACAGTAAAGTGGTTGAAAAGTTGTAGGAGGATTTGGAAAAATGGCATTACGAGGGCACAGGAGCCCCCCCTCCCCTGTACCCTCAATTTCATGTATCTCCTGTTGCAGGTACAATGTCCATCTACGAGAACAGAAGAGGAGACTTGCTACGTGACCTAGCACTATTTTCTGGCCAAGTTCATCATATTCCTTCTCTCTCCTAAGGCTCCTCCTCTCACTTCTTTTCTGGGACTTAAGGTGCTGAATCCCCTCAGAGCTCACATGCCCCTCTGAATTCCACCCTCCACCACcatatcttgatttttttcttttctcagttgttACCTACCATGGGAATCCCTGGGATATTCCACCTAAATGCCTAATCCCTTAGTGACCCTGATTCAATATCTCCATGGAAGCAATAAATTTCCCATTATAAGTCTTTTATTGCATTTGTGCCTCTGTTTTATCTCAAGGCTGACTAGGATCATGGCTACGAATGGGAGATCCTTATATTTCAGGATCCTTTAATCTCATTTGCCATTTCATGTTTCATGTCCAGTCATACAGGAGCAACCAAGTATTATGAATTGGATCgtgtcctccaaaatatgtgctggaatcctcAGCCCTATATCTGTGGATCTAATATAATGTCATCATTTTCCATAATACAAtctaatataaaataattaaccAAACGGCTAAGTTCATACCAGTATAGGATGAATCTTAAACCTAATcgcttctgagatataaaagcaacATAGACACAGATACATTAAGCACAAACTTGGGAAGAAAGATGCCACGTGAGGATCACCAAGGAATCAAGGAGCATTGAGGATACAGAAGTTTAAAGAGACAAGGTTCTTCCCCAAGAGCTGATGaagagctttcccctagagctgacaccttgaattcagacttctaggcttctgaactgtgagaaaataaatttacccctttaaagccacctatttgtggtatttctgttgcagcagtattaggaaactaagacaccaagtaTGGTCTAAGAATTTTTAGACAACTCAGCACAGGTTAatatttttctcttcctgttgttTCCACACTTGGCCATTGCCACTTACTCCCTCCAATTCAGGTATCAGTGAAAGGAATATATACCCTCTGTCCTAgtggtgaggaaaccctggtggtgtagtggttaagtgctacagctgctaaccaaagggtcggcagttcaaatctgccacgtgctccttggaaacgctatggggcagttctactctgtcctatacggtcgctttgagttggaatcgactcgacagcactggggttttgatttttggtcctggtggtacaatggttaagtattgggccgctaactgaaagtttggcagttgaaaCTCCTCTAGtagccccacaggagaaagactagttgatctgctcccataaagattacagcctaggaaaccctatggagcagttctactctgccatacgaGGTCACTATAAGTTTAAAATTGAcccgatagcacctaacaattcTCAGTGTAGGCTTGTTACAGCAGAAATACAAACACAAAGAAATAAGTCTGTAGTTATTTAagaaaaactttttaaagttATGACAGAGAAATAAATTAGGAAAAAAGGAACTTCGAATCTCAAAAGTACCCAAAGTCTGAATTTGCccctaaaattttttaaatttgtgaagAATGGACCATGATAGTAGAGgcttcctcttccctcccttttctggagGAGATAAAAATTCTCTAGGCAGGTAAAGAAATGGAAGTCAGGAGAGCATTAGAATAAGACAATGATGTGTTTGAGAAGGACCAAATACTTTGCCCTTGGTGTTCATAATAGTGAAAAAGGGATGGAATAGAAACCACAGGCATATTTAGGAATCCTAGGCAGAGGTGTAGTTCACCTCACTTCCTAGATGACACCATCCTAGGTAACCACATAGATATCCCTGTGTAATCTAAATTAGGCTTACTGAATCCCCCTCCACATCCTCGTGTACACTGGGGAGCAGCAAAATACCCCACTACCCTCAGCCCCCTACTCCTCGCCCCTTCAGGCTGAAAAAGGCATGAACCTATGAGAAACAAATTTTAAGAGGGACATCACAGTTGAGATAACACAGCAGCAGTTGTGGGGTGCTGCATACTCCACTGGATTCACTGTGTTCTAGTAGAAACTTGCAGAGGAAATTCTCTGCTCTTCTGAGTCCAAGACCTCACTCTTGAGAGTGTATGTGTTGAAATTATTTCAGCATGTTGCCTCAGTCTTTCTACTCTGCAACTACTGAGCCCATGCATTGCATCTAGGATGGTATTTTGGAATAACTGTAAAATCTGATACTGTCATTCTCCATGCCATCTGTATCGGTGACCTCAAGAAGTAATTGTGAGAAAGCATAAACCATTACCAGAATAATAGGTACagtataaagccaaaaaaaaaaaaaaaccaaaaccaaacgcattgctgtcaagtcgattctgattcatagtcaccctatagaatggagtagaaccgccccattgggtttccaaggagtggctggtggattcaaactgccgaccttttggttagcaggctgagctcttagccaGCGCACCACCAGGGTACAGTATAGATTGGTGAAAAGAGACCTAAATCCAAATCCAGGCCTCAGCGTTTTATAGCTAGTATTATAAACTTTACAACATGGATAAAATTTTTGACAGTTCTGGACCTTATTTTCCTCACCCATTTTAtataaagtgggaataataatactGCCCTTGAAAAGATATTGATAAGATTTGAATAATCTTGGTATATAGTAGTGCCTTACATGTAGTATGCAAATACATAAGAAAGCTTTGCTAGTTACGACTCTTAATTACTTTCTAAGAAAACTGGATCATATTGCATGAAAGATGCTGATGTTTTTCTGAGCCCTTCATTGATTTGGGACATGCTAGTGtgaattgggaaaccctggtggtgtaatggttaagtgctatggctgctaaccaaaaggttggcagttcgaatcaccaggtgctccttggaaactctatggggcagttctactctctcccgtagagttgctctgagtcagaatccactcaactgcaatgggcttttttttttggcagtgtgAAACTACGGGTGAATTTCTTGTCACATGACacttgcaggattttttttttctctccagaaTGAGAGAGGCTGAGATTGAGTTAGAAGAAGAGAATAGGTGGGTAATAGTGGTCAGAAACATATCATTGGTGAAGGGTTTACCAAAAGAACTCTAGGGCAAGAATGTATAATTCTTGACTGTGGGTTATGACTTTCTAACATAGGTATGTCCCCTCCTTAGACCCAAAAATTTTTAGTCAAAGTTTGTTATACACAATAGATCTTTATGCATGCTTACTCTGGGAAGAGGGTCAAAAGATTCAAGGAGAATGACACAAGGAAGTAACTGCAAGGTAGAAGTAAAAGAATAATTACACTAGGAATTAACAAAAGCAGAGAATCTAAATTACAGGCTATCATAAAAATAAAGGTCACCTGAAAATGCACAAACATGCTGGGAAGTTTTTGCAACA encodes the following:
- the LOC100664409 gene encoding HLA class II histocompatibility antigen, DQ alpha 1 chain-like; the protein is MILNEALTLGVFVLTTMMSNCGGEDIVADHVGCYGTNIYQSYGPSGQYTHEFDGDELFYVDLEKKETVWRLPMFSKFESFDPQGGLRNIAVLKHNLDILIKRSNSTAATKEVPEVTVFPKSPVTLGQPNLLICFVDNIFPPVIKITWLSNGHVVTEGVAETNFLPKDDHSFSKISYLTFLPSADDVYDCKVDHWGLEKPLLKHWEPEIPTPMTELTETVVCALGLVVGLVGIVVGTILIIRGLRSGSVSRHQGTL